GGTTGGGAGGGGACCCTGAGGAGAACAGAGGTTGCCTGTCATGGTGGAACCAGCAGATACTACTGTTCAAGATGAGAACTTGGTTGGAGTCACACCTAACAGCAGCCCCAGCATGGAGGCCACAGAgctcagaggttttttttttttttttcttttcctttaccaAAACTTTCAAACCCAGTCTCTACTAGCTTCCAGCTTGGGGGCCTCAGAGCAACCAATCACTGACTCTACACTTCTCACTTTATCCACAAAGAACCAGTTTGGAACGGGGAAAGTCCTTAATAGGGGTCTATCTAGGTCAGATGCCTTGGTCCCCAGGGCCTGAGCACTGCCCTGCCCAGCAAGGCTCTGCCTTCAAGAGCCACCTGAGTGCTGTCCACAGCTGTACTCACGTTCAGGCTCTGGCTTTTCTGTGTCACCCACTCGCAAGGGCCGGGCTTTGggctcttctttgtttcttcgGATGGGTGCATTGAGCTCCTCGTGATAAActgaacagagaaagaatacGGGATTACGTGTGAGGCAAGAGGCAGGACTCTTGGGGACTCATGGTGTAGGCCAGAGGGCACTTCATAAGGCAGGAGGTGGGGCTCCTGGGGACTCATGGGGTGAGGCAGGCAGGGCGCTTACAGCGGTTGTGCTGCACATAGTTCACAGCCATGTTGGTGGGCACAAAAGATGTCTCGCTATCCTTCTTCTTATTCTGCTGCTCTGCCAGCAGCCGGGCCTTGGCATCCTCCGTGGAaatgatgttttttattttagcgcTATGTGAAGAAAGAGAGCCACACTTCATACAAGGGCATCACACCTTTGGAACTGTGAGGCTGGCTAGTCGCAGTGCACCAGGAGAAGTTTGTCCCAGAGCACAGCGCTCTACAGTGCACCAGCCTGCTTCGTGCctttaattctttccttttggttttccCCGACGGGtttgtgtgtgtagccctggctgtgtagccctggaactcactctgtagaccaggctggtctctactcagagatcctcctgccttctccctagggcagggattaaaggcaggtaccaccacagccagcctcctttttttctttttaattttttttgtatgtatgagtgctctgctgcattatacctgcatgccagaagagagcatagaGATCCCTTTATAGACGAGCATAAaccaccatatgggtactgggaattgaactcagaacctctagaacagcagacagtgctctcaagcactgagccatctccagccgtccttttttttttttaaagacaccttttcttctctctccagccccactcactccaacCCTGCAAAGATTTAATTTACTATATgtagatacactgtagctgtcttcagacgcaccagaagaaagcatcagatctcattacagatggttgtgagtcaccatgtggttgctgggatttgaactcaggacctttggaagagcagtcagtgctcttagctgctgagccatctctccagccccctccctttTGCTTTTAAGGCAAGGTTTCTACTCAGTCCCTGTTGGCCTGGAACACAAATACCATCccttcttgccttagcctccccagGGTTCAGATACCAGTATGTGCAACCCTATGATCATCACTGTAGAACACTTGGCATGGGACAACAAATGTGTTTCTCATGATAAAAGGGGAACACTGGAGTCCAGCAgaggtggcgtacacctttaatccctacgctaaggaggcagaggcaggcagatctctggctgagtagaggccagcctggtctacagagcaagttccagtatagccagggctacacaaagaaaccttgtcttgaaaaacaaaaacgacaaggccagcctggtctacagagtgagttccaggacagccaaggctacacagagaaaccctgtctccaaaaacaccaaaaaaaagccaaaaaacaaaaacgaacaaaaaCTATGGCTGGGCATGCAGCTCCATGgcagagcacttacctagcatgtgggagccctggttcaaatccccagaaatgcacatgtgcatacatatacgaAGCCATGccccatggggctggagaggttagacagtgagatgactcaatggttaagagcactgactgctcttccagaggaacaagcttcaattcccagcacccacagtgcaGCTTACACCTCCAAGATGATACCCTCATCagacatcaatgcacataaataaatttaaaaaagagagattatTCCCCATGAAAACGAAACAGGCTGCCTAAGGTTCAAAGCTTGCCAGGCCAGAAAGACACCAGAACCCACAAGCCTCCGAACACTTCACTTTCAGCAGGGCTGCTGCTGACCTCTGTACTTGTTTCTCTGTAAGTGAGATAGGCCTCACAGGGGAGGGGTGAGCCAGCCTTCTACAGAGGAGCAGGGGATCTCACTAAAGGAGAGGCTGTGAAGGCTAAGGAGACACTTTTGCCTCCACAGGCTAGGAGCTCTTAAGTCTCTTCAGCCACAGGGATCAGGGGTGACAAGAAAGCCCCGGAAACAACTTGTTTGAAAGGGCATATCTGCAGGTTTCCAAGGATACCAAGAAGGAGTTCCATAACctttgtgaacatgtgtgtgcttctgtgtgcatgtgcaggccagaggacaacttcagtaTAGTTCCTCAGGAGCCACACACCGTATTtctttgagtcaggatctctcattggcctggaacacactaagtaggctaggctggctgaacAATGAGCCCAAAGGCTCTCATCTCCAGCTGCCCAGTGTGCCCCAATATACCTGGCTTTTCTGACATGGGTGCAGAGGATCAAAGtaaagtcctcatgcttgcatgacgagtgctttactgagccatctcccataACCCAGGACCTTAGGaatggtaggcaagtgctctgtggCTTATCTGTGTAACTGCTAACTGGAAAAGTGTCAGCTCTTCCCAAGGGCAGGGGCACAGCCAGGTTGGGAGACTTACTCTATGCCCAGGTCCACCTCAGGGATGCCACTCAGCATCTGGTTTGACAGCATCTCCTCAGTCTTCTTGGCAGAAGAGACTCGGATATTCTCTGGCAGCTCATAGAGGCAGTCCTCAGCATTCTTGGGCTTGGCTTTCTGCTCCTCTTGCTCCAcaatccccttcctcttcttcagctCCGTCTCAATGTACTTCATCCTGAGAAGGGGGGCTACAGACTCAGGGGACCAGAATGGCCATAACAAGGCAACTGCCAACCAGCATCTTTAGTGAAGAACgctttacatttaattttgttatcTATGGATATTGGAGAACACGTGTACCACAACACATGTAAAGTCAGAGGAGTTGGCTCTATCtctctactatgtgggtcctggaggtTGATCACAGTCATGAGTTTGGCAGAGGacatctttacccactgactcATTTCACCAATCAATGTGTAGTAGTGTACACTATCTTGTGTGCCTCGTCCTTTAAAGGATCCCTAGTTGCTAGTCAACTGTCCCTTTAAAAATTCTTAGCTGTTAGAACTGCTTGACTCTATGACCTTCAGTGTTGGTTGTCTCTTGGATTTCTGGGAACAGAACAggatataagaaagctagctgaggcTGGGGATGGGGTTGGCAAGTGAGAAGAGAAGGCAGCTGGTACAGAAGATTTTCTGAGGAGacagctgagacaggagaggCTGAGCTGAGCTGGGAAAACTGGAGAAGGAACTGTTTAAGCTGACTGTTTGAGAACTGAGGGAGGAGTGGTTGGGAGAGACATTTGAAGGGGCTGGGCTGGAAACTAGTAGGAAAGTTAGCAGGGAGTTAAGAGAACTAGTCATTGTTCTAAAAAATGCTAGCCGTTTTACAGATGTGGGGGAAATTTTTGAGATAGCTTCTCATCATGAAGCCTTGACTAGAATTGAATTCattacatagatcaggctggtctcaaactcacagagaactgccagCTTCTATCAACTGTTAAGATTAAATATGTGTGTCAACACATATGCCTCCAGCGAAAAAATTATCAGTTCATGAAAAAACTAAGAAGCCTGGcggcggtggtgcatgcctttaatcccagcacttgggaggcagaggcaggaggatttctcagttcgaggccagcctggtctacagagtgagttccaggacagtcaggactacacagaggaaccctgtctcgaaaaacaaaaaaacaaaaaagcaaaaaaaaaaaaaaaaaaaaaaaaaaaaaaaaaaaaaaaaaaaaaaaaaaaaaagaaaaagaaaaaactaagaataaaagTAGCTGGAAGTTGTTAAGACAGTCTCACAATTTTCTGACCTAGTTGGCCTCAAATGTGAGGCCCTTCTAACTCTCCGTCTCCTGTCTCCTTGGTGtgggaattacaggcatgtgagtTCTGAAAATTTCAACTCAAAACACAAATGTACACTGGAGATTATGATAATAGATCTCCTGGGCTGACCATATCCAAGGCTCTTTTAATACAGAAAAATGgcattatattttttctctctatctccttttccttctttctttctctcccctaccCCCTCTCACCAAGATAAAGGAAAAGTGAGTTAGAATTCCTGAGTGGGAAGGGTTCAAGGGAGGGATACTCTGGTAAGGTACTCTGGTACCGTGTTTTAAAGGTCTTGATGACAAAGATTGACAAGTACATGATAATCCTTGTGTTTTGAGGAAATATCACTAATCAAGAAAGGCAAGGGCTGAGGATGTAAGGAGAGAGGGCAGGAAATATAAATGCAAACAAAGAACCACCTTTGAAAACTTTCACAGATCCCAAGCCTGAGAAGTGGGGGAAGACACAGCCAAGAAAACACGAGAAGCTCCATCTGTGACCAGACATGTTGGAATGTCTGGCTGGGGCTCAGCTACAGTACTTACAGACAACTGGACTCTCTGGTACCTACATGTCTGCATCCTCATCCCTCCGGTTGGTCTCTGCAGAAAATGATGTCCCCAGGTGCAGATCCTCCTCTTCACTGACCCTGAGAGCAGGGAGCAGGTGACAGTCATTGAAGACAAGTTACAAcagaacacacatgaaaacatactACATGGGATggtaagcaaagagaaagaatgctagacatacatgcaagcaagaaGGCAACATCGGCTGATATTTTGGGAGatgagtgcatttttttttttttaaagattatttattgtatgtacgTAAGTACACTGccactctcttcagatacactagaagagggtactggatcatAGAGAGCcacatgtagctgctgggaattgaattcaggacctctggaagagcagtcagtgctcttaatcactgagccatctctccagtctgaatGCATGCTTTCTTTTGCAAACTTTTATAATAGTTAAGTTCCCGTGTGTGCAAAGGTTGTGTCAGGGTGCCCTACTTTTTAGCTTTTCCCCTTTGTCTCTTGAGATGGGATCTTCCTAGCCCAGAGCTTATTATTTTGGCTTGATGTGTAGGCCCCTGGGTCCTCAGGATTCATTGTCATCtgatgctggggttacagacatatGTGAGGGTCAGGGTCTCTTCTCAGGCCCTCTGCTTTCCTCCCTATGCCCTAGTTACTTAACTACACTTAcatattttcttgttgtttgctTTATTTAGAGAGGGTCtaatgcagcccaggctgaccatgatgaccttgaactctttttttttttttttaaagatttatctatttattatatgtaagtacactgtagctgtcttcagacacaccagacgagggcatcagatctcattatgggtagttgtgagccaccatgtggttgctgggatttgaactcatgaccttccgaagaacagttggtgctcttccctgctgagccatctccccagccccaccttgaactcttaatccttctgtttccatctctaGAGTGCTGGGTTTTCAGAGTATTCTTTTCNNNNNNNNNNNNNNNNNNNNNNNNNNNNNNNNNNNNNNNNNNNNNNNNNNNNNNNNNNNNNNNNNNNNNNNNNNNNNNNNNNNNNNNNNNNNNNNNNNNNNNNNNNNNNNNNNNNNNNNNNNNNNNNNNNNNNNNNNNNNNNNNNactcagaaatctgcctgcctctgcctcccaagtgctgggattaaaggtatgcaccaccactgcccagccagtgtATTATTTTCTAACTATGTTTTCATACAAAGCTTCTCCCCATGTTTGAAAAAATGAACAAGGCCCTTTTACAAAAGAACTCTTCTCTCTTGGCTCTGAGCCCTTCATGGGGTTTGTCTGTACCCTTGGCACACTTGTGGTAAGCTCTGTACAGGGTGTCCCTCCCGGTCCCTGAGCACTCAGGCCCAGGTGACAGCTTTGCACCCCACCTCCTCCACTTACTTGTCCTTGCCCcgctccttcagtttcttcatgtcCACCATGCCACCTGTTGCCATTTGGAAAGGATCATCCTGCAGAAAGCACACAGGTTAGAGCACACATCTAGAACAACAGCAGCTCAGTAAGTGTGATTATCTGCCAGTGTGCTGGTACACATGCATAcgtatgcgcacacacatgcaggccagAGGTTAATACTGTGTTCTCATCAATCTTTCACcatgttttttcatttttctgtatgtatatgcaattgtgtattttgtgtgggtgtggaggCAAGAGGCCAAACTCAGGCATCCACCtcaatcactttccaccttaaATTTCAGAGACAGGGAACTTACTGATTTGGGTGGACTGGTTAGCCAGCCAGCTCTAGAGATCTATATGACTCCACCGGACCCCCTGGTAGGAATACAAATGTAAGCTATCATAtatggcttttatgtgggtgctaagagCCTGACTCAGAACTTTAGCATTTTAGCCACAGAGCCATTCCCTCAACCCTTTGACTTATACTGTGAGAAAGGATCTCTTAGCTTGCTTATTCAGCTACAttattctctctgcctccccagtgctcagATTATAGTCACGTGCCACAATTCCTAGGTTTTCATGGGATGACATGGACTCCAAACATGGACTCTTGTGCTTACATAACAAACACTCTAAGCTATCTCCCTGGTACCATGGTTATACCTTAAGGAGAGCAGCCAATACTCACCACCAGAGTAGTCTCCTCTTGAACCTTCTCTCCCACCAGCAGGGCAGCCGCACTGAGCAAAGGAAACCAAaccacagaaagagaaacaacacaaagacaaggaagaaatcagtgtgctggctagcttttgtCGATCCGACATAAGCTAGAATTGTCTGGAAAGAagaaacttcaattgagaaagtgCTCCATCATGCTGTCCTGTAGGCAAGCATGTGGAGCATCTTCTTTTCAGTGACTGTGTACAGTGCTCCTCCCCCTGGGCAGGTGTTGTATAAGATAGCTGGAtgtgaacaagccagtaagcggtGTTCCTCcaggtctctgcttcagtccctgccgtCATAACTGAGTATGATCAGGAGGGGTACAAGTCGTTTTGGTCCCGGTCACAGTAGGAGG
The nucleotide sequence above comes from Mastomys coucha isolate ucsf_1 unplaced genomic scaffold, UCSF_Mcou_1 pScaffold15, whole genome shotgun sequence. Encoded proteins:
- the CUNH9orf78 gene encoding telomere length and silencing protein 1 homolog isoform X2; translated protein: MGAAALLVGEKVQEETTLVDDPFQMATGGMVDMKKLKERGKDKVSEEEDLHLGTSFSAETNRRDEDADMMKYIETELKKRKGIVEQEEQKAKPKNAEDCLYELPENIRVSSAKKTEEMLSNQMLSGIPEVDLGIDAKIKNIISTEDAKARLLAEQQNKKKDSETSFVPTNMAVNYVQHNRFYHEELNAPIRRNKEEPKARPLRVGDTEKPEPERSPPNRKRPANEKATDDYHYEKFKKMNRRY
- the CUNH9orf78 gene encoding telomere length and silencing protein 1 homolog isoform X1 yields the protein MRITGKTFRRRRADSESEEDEQESEEVRLKLEETREVQNLRKRPNGVSAAALLVGEKVQEETTLVDDPFQMATGGMVDMKKLKERGKDKVSEEEDLHLGTSFSAETNRRDEDADMMKYIETELKKRKGIVEQEEQKAKPKNAEDCLYELPENIRVSSAKKTEEMLSNQMLSGIPEVDLGIDAKIKNIISTEDAKARLLAEQQNKKKDSETSFVPTNMAVNYVQHNRFYHEELNAPIRRNKEEPKARPLRVGDTEKPEPERSPPNRKRPANEKATDDYHYEKFKKMNRRY